In Dyadobacter sp. NIV53, a single window of DNA contains:
- a CDS encoding alpha-L-rhamnosidase N-terminal domain-containing protein, whose translation MATSHAINISFKFNNKILPANGCAPIECLPVGNDLDRFSTSPFISNKPLTRQMRFHIYPFIFSLFFIGCIINRPLSAQQLSADLLQKPWKAQWITGPGKPINRFNASSDLTLKEYGVFKFRKTIELTAKPTSFVIHVSGDNRYKLFVNEKHVSQGPARGDLYFWNFETVDIASYLQAGKNTVSAVVWNEGRVKPESQISYLTGFILQGNTAVEEILNTNDSWKTIKDESYQARSVRVPGYYVAGPAEQVDMNSHVTGWEKPEFDDSQWVKARLIGPGVTKDAAVNSSGWMLVQSQLPQMEMTVQRLATTRKADGIQVPSGFPATKISVSVPANSKATILLDQGFLTNAYPTLEFSGGKNAGILMGYSEGLYVGKKEMLNSPRLPMMPKGNRNEVDEKIFIGRADSIRSNGNANQQYTPLSWRTYRYIQLTVETKADPLIIEDLYGTFTGYPFEQKAKLQTQNAEMGKMLDIGWRTARLCAFETYMDCPYYEQLQYIGDARIQALVSMYNAGDDRLVRNALTLMDHSRIAEGITLSRYPTDLHQQIPTFSLWWIAMLHDYYMYRPDSQFIKDKLPGTRQVISFFERYQQADGSLKNVPYWVFTDWSQGKGWDFGMAPIGKNGESAVLDMQLLWIYQQAAEMEAALGVKELANDYRSRAEKLKKTIQSKYWDPAKNLYANTQDKDNYSQHANSLAILSGVAAQQQAKPLAIRMLADTSLAPASIYFKFYLHQALTKAGLGNDYLS comes from the coding sequence ATGGCAACATCTCACGCCATTAATATTTCTTTCAAGTTTAATAATAAAATTCTGCCAGCAAATGGCTGTGCACCAATAGAATGCTTACCCGTAGGTAACGATTTGGATAGGTTTTCCACTTCGCCATTTATTTCTAACAAACCGTTAACACGTCAGATGAGATTCCATATTTATCCTTTTATATTTTCTTTATTTTTCATCGGTTGTATTATAAACCGGCCTCTTTCTGCACAGCAGTTAAGTGCTGATCTTTTACAGAAACCATGGAAGGCACAATGGATAACCGGACCGGGAAAACCAATTAACCGATTCAACGCTTCATCGGATTTAACCTTGAAAGAGTATGGCGTGTTTAAGTTTAGAAAAACAATCGAGCTGACAGCAAAGCCGACATCTTTTGTGATACACGTTTCGGGTGATAATCGCTACAAACTTTTTGTAAATGAAAAGCACGTCTCACAAGGACCGGCACGGGGAGATCTTTATTTCTGGAATTTTGAAACGGTTGATATTGCATCTTACTTACAAGCCGGAAAGAATACAGTTTCGGCGGTAGTGTGGAATGAAGGCCGTGTGAAACCTGAATCGCAGATTTCCTATTTGACCGGGTTTATCCTGCAGGGAAACACAGCGGTGGAAGAAATACTGAACACAAACGACAGCTGGAAAACTATAAAAGATGAAAGTTATCAGGCCCGGTCGGTTCGGGTGCCTGGGTATTATGTTGCTGGTCCGGCTGAACAGGTTGATATGAACAGTCATGTCACTGGCTGGGAAAAACCGGAGTTTGATGACAGCCAATGGGTAAAAGCGCGGCTGATAGGGCCTGGAGTTACAAAAGACGCAGCGGTGAATTCTTCCGGATGGATGCTGGTACAATCGCAGCTTCCTCAAATGGAAATGACCGTTCAGCGGCTTGCAACTACCAGGAAAGCGGATGGTATTCAGGTGCCCTCCGGATTTCCTGCCACCAAAATAAGTGTTTCCGTGCCGGCAAATTCAAAGGCTACAATTTTACTGGATCAGGGATTTTTAACCAATGCTTATCCAACGCTGGAATTTAGTGGAGGTAAAAACGCCGGTATATTAATGGGGTATTCCGAAGGGCTTTATGTGGGTAAGAAAGAAATGTTAAATAGCCCAAGGTTACCAATGATGCCCAAGGGGAACCGGAATGAAGTGGATGAAAAGATCTTTATTGGTAGGGCAGACAGCATCCGCTCCAACGGAAATGCCAACCAGCAATATACACCGCTCAGCTGGCGGACCTACCGCTACATTCAGCTGACCGTTGAAACCAAAGCAGATCCTCTGATCATTGAAGACCTGTACGGCACTTTTACAGGCTACCCGTTTGAACAAAAGGCAAAACTTCAAACCCAGAACGCAGAGATGGGAAAGATGCTCGATATTGGATGGCGGACTGCCCGTCTTTGTGCTTTTGAAACTTACATGGATTGTCCTTATTACGAGCAATTGCAATATATTGGCGATGCCAGGATTCAAGCGCTGGTCTCTATGTATAATGCAGGTGATGACCGGCTTGTGCGGAATGCACTTACATTGATGGACCATTCGCGGATTGCCGAAGGAATCACGTTAAGCCGTTATCCCACAGACCTGCACCAACAAATCCCAACATTTTCTCTGTGGTGGATTGCCATGCTGCATGATTATTACATGTACCGGCCCGACAGCCAGTTTATCAAAGACAAACTTCCAGGTACAAGACAGGTTATTTCATTTTTTGAACGATACCAACAGGCTGACGGTTCGTTGAAAAATGTGCCGTACTGGGTATTTACAGACTGGTCACAGGGAAAAGGCTGGGATTTTGGGATGGCTCCTATCGGCAAAAACGGGGAATCCGCAGTTTTGGACATGCAGCTGCTTTGGATATATCAGCAGGCAGCCGAAATGGAAGCTGCTTTGGGAGTTAAGGAACTTGCCAACGATTACAGAAGCCGGGCTGAAAAGCTGAAAAAGACCATCCAAAGTAAGTATTGGGATCCAGCTAAAAACCTTTATGCAAACACACAGGACAAGGATAATTACTCTCAGCACGCCAATTCACTGGCTATTCTTTCCGGCGTTGCCGCACAGCAGCAGGCAAAACCTTTGGCTATAAGAATGCTCGCTGACACAAGCCTTGCACCTGCTTCAATATACTTTAAGTTTTACCTTCACCAAGCCCTTACAAAGGCAGGACTGGGAAATGATTACTTAAGCTAG
- a CDS encoding PQQ-binding-like beta-propeller repeat protein gives MLSVTKMNSRKLLFSTLTFIVAVLGLTAFVGFRHGIDTKDPYSQWTVYGGGSDNIKYSSLAQINTENVGKLKVAWEYSAGEASPTNTTDMKVNPLIINGVFYGLNPQLKLFALEAATGKVKWVYDPVSIPVQGKNTGRGPFGPSTKISRGLTYYRKGNDQRIFYTPGGGHMLYCVNALTGKLITSFGNNGRIDLHDDLDMENAHDLHISNTSPGIIYKDLIILGSRLSEVAASAPGHVRAYDVHTGKRKWIFHTIPHPGEAGYESWENPDAYKYVGGANVWGGFCLDEKRGLVFAGTGSATPDFYGGNRKGNNLYANSILALDAATGKLKWHYQTVHHDLWDYDHAAHPILVTVKKDNPDGRPRDVDAVVQVTKQGFIFMFNRETGEPIHPINEIPVPKSELAGEWTSPTQPVPTFFKPFVRQRLTEADLLREGIPDSSYQDILKRFRSYKTDNMWNPPSLQGTIQSPGWNGGAEWGGPTFDPTSGLMYINGNESPWIMKMDEVKKTAMVSKQTNLEAGELLYKTNCSGCHGQDRRGGEGNPALAANPSLLNISKKSNMSPGMKFDEPSFKSLITSGRNNMPPFSHLSAEQKTALASFILDLDELKKQPFKDSNINEEPEHFRSPYSFSGGMTGGGKFLTKEGYPAVAPPWGHLTAVDLNTGKEVWKQTIGDYPEMKAKGIHTGSENFGGSVVTAGGLVFIAATRDEKIRAFNKKTGELLWEADLPAAGIATPAVYEVNGKQFVVIACGGGGKQRTKSGDKYLAFALPDSVK, from the coding sequence ATGCTATCAGTTACAAAAATGAACAGCCGAAAGTTGTTGTTTTCGACACTTACTTTCATTGTTGCCGTACTTGGTTTGACGGCCTTCGTGGGTTTTCGGCATGGAATCGATACGAAGGATCCGTATTCGCAGTGGACAGTTTACGGCGGCGGGAGCGATAATATCAAGTACTCCTCACTCGCCCAGATCAATACAGAAAATGTCGGCAAACTTAAAGTTGCCTGGGAGTACTCGGCTGGTGAGGCTTCACCGACGAATACCACCGACATGAAGGTAAACCCCCTTATTATTAACGGCGTTTTTTATGGTCTGAATCCGCAGCTTAAACTATTTGCGCTTGAAGCAGCCACTGGAAAAGTGAAATGGGTATACGATCCTGTCAGTATTCCCGTACAGGGAAAGAACACAGGCCGCGGCCCATTTGGTCCGTCCACAAAAATTAGCCGCGGGTTGACTTATTATCGCAAAGGTAACGACCAACGAATTTTCTATACGCCTGGTGGAGGCCATATGTTATACTGTGTCAATGCGCTAACCGGAAAGCTGATCACCAGCTTCGGAAATAATGGCCGTATTGACCTGCACGACGATCTGGATATGGAAAATGCACATGATCTGCATATATCCAATACCAGTCCGGGTATCATTTACAAAGACCTGATCATTCTGGGTTCCCGCTTGTCGGAAGTGGCTGCGTCTGCACCCGGCCATGTTCGGGCTTACGATGTACATACGGGTAAACGGAAATGGATTTTCCATACGATCCCACATCCTGGCGAAGCGGGTTACGAATCCTGGGAGAATCCGGATGCATATAAGTATGTAGGTGGTGCCAATGTATGGGGTGGTTTTTGCCTGGATGAAAAGCGTGGTTTGGTGTTTGCCGGCACAGGATCTGCAACACCAGATTTTTACGGCGGTAACCGGAAAGGCAATAATCTTTATGCTAATTCAATTTTGGCGCTTGACGCTGCCACGGGTAAACTGAAATGGCACTATCAGACAGTACATCATGACCTGTGGGACTATGACCACGCTGCACATCCGATCCTGGTTACAGTAAAAAAAGATAACCCCGACGGTCGGCCCCGAGACGTCGACGCTGTGGTTCAGGTCACCAAGCAAGGGTTCATCTTTATGTTCAACCGGGAAACCGGAGAGCCAATACATCCGATTAATGAAATACCTGTTCCCAAATCTGAACTGGCAGGAGAATGGACTTCACCCACCCAGCCTGTACCTACATTTTTTAAACCATTTGTACGTCAACGGCTCACCGAAGCAGATCTGCTAAGAGAAGGTATTCCTGATTCTTCATACCAGGATATTCTGAAACGATTCCGCTCTTATAAAACTGATAACATGTGGAACCCGCCTTCTCTGCAAGGGACGATTCAAAGTCCGGGATGGAACGGCGGCGCAGAATGGGGAGGTCCTACCTTTGACCCAACCAGTGGATTGATGTACATCAATGGTAACGAATCGCCATGGATCATGAAGATGGATGAAGTTAAAAAGACGGCAATGGTTTCCAAACAGACTAATCTGGAAGCCGGGGAGCTTCTTTATAAAACCAATTGCAGCGGGTGTCACGGTCAGGACAGAAGAGGAGGAGAAGGCAATCCGGCCCTGGCAGCTAACCCTTCCCTCTTAAATATTTCCAAAAAGAGCAACATGAGCCCAGGGATGAAATTTGATGAACCATCCTTTAAAAGTCTGATCACTTCCGGGCGCAATAACATGCCGCCTTTTTCACACCTGAGTGCGGAACAGAAAACGGCTCTGGCATCTTTTATTCTTGATCTGGATGAACTGAAAAAACAGCCATTCAAGGACTCCAATATCAATGAAGAGCCCGAACACTTTCGCTCTCCTTACAGTTTTTCAGGTGGCATGACCGGAGGAGGAAAGTTCCTGACAAAAGAAGGTTATCCGGCCGTGGCTCCTCCATGGGGACATTTGACAGCAGTTGATTTAAATACAGGAAAAGAGGTTTGGAAACAAACGATCGGTGATTATCCGGAAATGAAGGCAAAAGGAATTCATACAGGAAGTGAAAATTTTGGAGGCTCAGTTGTGACGGCAGGTGGTTTGGTTTTCATTGCTGCCACAAGAGATGAAAAAATCAGGGCATTTAACAAGAAGACGGGAGAGCTTCTCTGGGAGGCGGATTTGCCTGCCGCGGGTATCGCAACTCCTGCTGTGTATGAAGTGAATGGGAAACAATTCGTAGTCATAGCTTGTGGAGGTGGCGGAAAGCAGCGCACGAAGTCTGGCGACAAGTATTTGGCTTTTGCTTTACCTGATTCAGTGAAATGA
- a CDS encoding RagB/SusD family nutrient uptake outer membrane protein: protein MNKKILKVLILLPVMLYGCTGDFLDIKPKGQAFFEALPNKQGVNLLLTGAYSVIDGVNGRNGDGWASAVSNWVWGGVASDDAIKGSNAGDQNAINAIEGFFADAENLYVAQHWAPMYDGIVRSNDVLKAIKLATDMTADEKKLAEGQARFLRAHFYMELTKIHGKVPYIDENTLDPTIVSNDHILWPEIEADFGYAISVLPSRWSDKGRATKWAAETYLARAYMFQKKFPQARELLQDVYANGGFSLVPSYEQNYLIKTINNSESIFEIQYAVNDGFPNSPNAGVGESIAGPHFMGSSGFYLPTHSLVSAYRVGSDGLPLLDDTYSAEDILPYSKTGAEVSYKGLVDPRLDHTIGRPGVPFLDWGIHKGDSWIRDPSNAGPYVNKKNMFLKSELGALSNTTGVRVFPNANNYRMFKLSNVILWLAECEAEAGSLQTATTLVNLIRNRAKNSNVVRFADGTPAANYKVEPYPSSFASKDYALAAVRYENRLEFAMEGIRFFELVRWGIAGPVMNNYLTVESARLPYLRGKAFTVGQHEIWPIPQRQIDISVKDGKSVLTQNNGY, encoded by the coding sequence ATGAATAAGAAAATATTAAAAGTCCTGATACTTTTACCAGTAATGCTTTACGGCTGCACGGGTGATTTCCTGGATATCAAACCCAAAGGACAAGCTTTTTTTGAAGCATTACCCAACAAACAGGGTGTGAATTTACTTCTGACTGGTGCTTATTCGGTGATCGACGGAGTCAACGGTCGCAATGGGGATGGCTGGGCCAGTGCGGTCAGTAACTGGGTTTGGGGCGGTGTGGCTTCCGATGATGCCATTAAGGGTTCAAACGCAGGAGACCAAAACGCGATCAATGCCATTGAAGGCTTTTTTGCAGATGCTGAAAATTTATATGTGGCCCAGCATTGGGCTCCGATGTATGACGGGATCGTGCGTTCAAACGATGTTTTGAAGGCAATCAAACTGGCAACGGATATGACCGCCGATGAGAAGAAACTGGCAGAAGGGCAAGCGCGGTTTCTGAGAGCACACTTTTACATGGAACTTACCAAGATCCATGGCAAAGTACCTTACATAGATGAGAATACTCTGGACCCGACTATTGTATCCAATGATCATATACTTTGGCCGGAAATTGAAGCTGATTTCGGCTATGCTATAAGTGTACTGCCCTCCCGCTGGTCTGACAAAGGACGTGCTACAAAATGGGCCGCTGAAACCTATCTGGCGCGTGCATACATGTTTCAAAAGAAATTTCCGCAGGCCCGGGAACTCTTGCAGGATGTGTATGCCAACGGCGGTTTTTCCCTTGTACCAAGCTATGAGCAGAATTACCTGATCAAAACCATTAATAATTCAGAGTCCATATTCGAGATTCAATATGCGGTCAATGACGGCTTTCCGAATTCTCCTAATGCAGGTGTGGGCGAGTCTATTGCAGGCCCGCATTTCATGGGGTCGAGTGGTTTTTATCTGCCAACGCACAGTTTGGTGAGTGCATACCGGGTTGGCTCAGACGGGCTTCCCTTGCTGGATGACACTTATTCGGCAGAGGATATTTTACCCTATTCGAAAACCGGTGCAGAGGTTTCCTATAAAGGGCTGGTAGATCCAAGATTAGATCATACCATTGGCCGGCCCGGTGTGCCGTTTCTGGATTGGGGGATTCATAAAGGTGATTCATGGATCAGGGATCCGAGTAATGCAGGGCCATATGTCAATAAGAAAAATATGTTCCTTAAATCAGAATTAGGAGCGCTTTCCAATACAACCGGCGTACGGGTGTTTCCAAACGCAAACAATTACCGTATGTTCAAACTTAGTAATGTGATTCTTTGGCTGGCAGAATGTGAGGCCGAAGCCGGGTCATTACAAACAGCGACTACACTAGTCAATCTGATCAGGAACCGCGCAAAAAATTCTAACGTGGTACGTTTCGCTGATGGCACACCTGCTGCAAACTACAAAGTTGAACCATATCCTTCGAGCTTTGCAAGCAAAGATTATGCGCTTGCAGCGGTCCGATATGAAAACAGGCTGGAGTTTGCCATGGAAGGGATCCGTTTTTTCGAGTTGGTACGGTGGGGCATCGCAGGGCCGGTCATGAACAACTACCTGACCGTTGAATCAGCAAGACTGCCCTATTTGAGAGGTAAGGCTTTTACGGTTGGGCAACATGAAATCTGGCCCATTCCACAGCGTCAGATAGATATTTCAGTCAAAGACGGAAAATCGGTATTGACACAGAACAACGGTTATTAG
- a CDS encoding DUF6807 family protein yields the protein MENVTTKDGLKIRLDSDTCISVLKSDGKQLVLRQVAKPGERPYIHPIYSPDGQTVITEFRPGHHIHQTGVFWGLKRVNGRDYFMNGRGDYWKRKSLQVTERSGRQVSWQTVYDLLDSTGHTIMEEEQNWAIEEIDNRYILDFEWKGKAGVNIHIGKFYVGGLFVRMPWRKGTPAEAINASGLIDKQAEGQRSEWFDVGIQFKDPTKRIHFAILDHSSNKAFPTPWRIDGEFGFGPSRQIMEDWEIASGKTETIRYRAIIYTGDLDKALIQKESNKYQAQSKF from the coding sequence ATGGAAAATGTAACCACAAAAGATGGGCTGAAAATCCGTTTGGATTCAGATACCTGTATTTCCGTTCTAAAATCAGACGGAAAACAGCTTGTGTTACGGCAAGTAGCCAAGCCAGGTGAGCGGCCATATATTCATCCAATCTATTCCCCTGATGGCCAGACCGTGATCACTGAATTTCGTCCGGGCCACCATATTCACCAGACAGGCGTTTTTTGGGGACTTAAACGGGTGAACGGACGGGATTACTTTATGAATGGCCGGGGCGATTACTGGAAGCGCAAATCGTTGCAGGTGACAGAAAGATCCGGCAGGCAAGTGTCATGGCAGACCGTATATGACCTGCTGGATTCCACGGGACATACAATCATGGAGGAAGAGCAAAACTGGGCCATTGAGGAGATTGACAACAGATATATCCTTGACTTCGAATGGAAAGGAAAGGCCGGTGTCAATATTCACATCGGCAAGTTTTATGTCGGAGGTTTGTTTGTCCGTATGCCCTGGCGGAAAGGTACGCCAGCAGAAGCTATCAATGCATCCGGATTGATTGACAAGCAGGCTGAGGGGCAGCGGTCTGAGTGGTTTGATGTTGGCATCCAGTTCAAAGATCCAACCAAACGGATACATTTTGCCATACTGGATCATTCATCAAATAAAGCATTTCCAACACCTTGGAGGATCGACGGAGAGTTTGGCTTTGGGCCTTCAAGGCAGATCATGGAGGATTGGGAAATTGCCAGCGGCAAAACTGAAACCATTCGTTACCGGGCCATCATTTATACCGGGGATCTGGACAAGGCTCTAATTCAAAAAGAAAGTAACAAGTACCAGGCTCAATCCAAATTCTGA
- a CDS encoding DUF1080 domain-containing protein — protein MNVISFLLLLIINCKLAFAQKSDTDWETLFNGKDLSGWRHINGNHKVEAKDGMIVATTVPGEPNGFLVTEKEFADFILELDVSIDTTMNNSGIQFRSLSNSEYQNYRLHGFQMEVDPKPQRWSGSIYDEARRGWLYTTELNPASKSAFKNNTWNHYRIECFGTSNRTWVNGVPVSHLIDNETVNGLIGLQMHSNNPNDPIPPGDHQIRFRNIRIKTKNIQPSPPDDIFIVNLIPNDLSAQEKKNGYSLLWNGKTSNGLHETNLGKFPENDWVIEQGGLTIRESKAKEKKSLFFKNPYKAFELKFDFRLAESADSGIKYLLSKPDESAEGLEFQIQDDMLPGGVPRENQKEYLASLNGLVASQQTIFSKRRIGQWHSAMIRVYPDNRIEHWLNGFKMLEYKGKAHENGFIMLENKGLSVSFRSIKIKELH, from the coding sequence TTGAACGTTATCTCCTTCCTTCTACTGCTGATCATAAACTGCAAACTTGCTTTTGCTCAGAAATCTGACACAGACTGGGAGACTCTTTTCAATGGCAAGGATCTGAGCGGTTGGCGTCATATTAACGGCAATCACAAAGTTGAAGCAAAGGATGGAATGATTGTGGCTACTACGGTGCCGGGCGAGCCGAACGGGTTTCTGGTCACCGAAAAGGAGTTCGCAGACTTTATTCTTGAGCTCGATGTAAGTATTGATACAACGATGAACAATTCAGGCATACAGTTTCGGAGCCTGAGTAATTCCGAATACCAGAACTATCGTCTGCATGGTTTTCAAATGGAAGTTGATCCCAAACCACAGCGATGGAGCGGCAGTATTTATGATGAAGCGCGGCGTGGCTGGCTCTATACCACTGAACTCAATCCAGCCTCCAAATCTGCCTTTAAAAACAATACCTGGAACCATTACCGGATAGAGTGTTTTGGCACAAGCAACAGAACCTGGGTAAACGGAGTTCCGGTATCTCATTTAATTGACAATGAAACAGTTAATGGGCTTATTGGGTTACAAATGCACAGCAATAACCCCAATGATCCGATTCCGCCAGGTGATCACCAGATCCGGTTCAGGAATATTAGAATCAAAACGAAAAATATTCAACCCTCACCGCCGGACGACATATTTATCGTAAACCTGATCCCAAATGATCTTTCTGCCCAGGAAAAGAAAAATGGATACAGCCTGCTTTGGAATGGTAAAACCAGCAATGGCCTTCACGAAACAAATCTTGGGAAATTCCCTGAAAATGATTGGGTAATTGAGCAGGGAGGATTGACAATCAGGGAATCCAAGGCAAAGGAGAAAAAGAGTTTATTTTTCAAAAATCCTTACAAAGCTTTTGAGCTTAAATTCGATTTCAGGCTCGCAGAAAGCGCAGACAGTGGAATCAAATACCTACTGAGCAAACCGGATGAAAGTGCCGAAGGACTGGAATTCCAAATCCAGGATGACATGTTACCTGGTGGTGTTCCCAGGGAAAATCAGAAAGAATATTTGGCTTCTCTGAATGGGCTTGTGGCATCGCAACAGACTATTTTCTCAAAAAGACGTATCGGACAATGGCATTCGGCGATGATCCGTGTTTATCCCGACAACCGTATTGAGCACTGGCTTAATGGTTTTAAAATGTTGGAATACAAAGGAAAGGCACATGAGAACGGATTTATTATGTTGGAAAACAAGGGATTGTCGGTTTCATTTCGAAGTATCAAAATTAAAGAGTTACACTGA
- a CDS encoding Gfo/Idh/MocA family protein yields MKINVAIVGLGFGAEFIPIYQKHPDTSMYAVCQRNEQKLKEVADAYGIDVRYSSFEQLLEDPIVDAVHINSPIPNHAEQSIKALRAGKHVACTVPMATSVEDCLEIVRATKETGKKYMMMETVVYSREFLFVKELYEKGELGKVQFLKASHQQDMEGWPDYWPGLPPMHYATHCVGPVAGLLRLEAEYVSCFGSGTISPELASIHNSPFAVESAHIKFKNSDLAAYVYRSLFDVARQYRESFEVYGSKKSFEWPLIEGEKAVIHTAKKPEAEIAEKVRVPDFAHYLPDEIASFTMQGVYNEGEQQHLSFVQGSGHGGSHPHMVHEFVTAIVQGRDPFPNAVQSANWTSVGILAHQSAMKGGKLMQIPDFGEL; encoded by the coding sequence ATGAAAATTAATGTTGCGATTGTTGGCCTCGGTTTTGGTGCGGAGTTTATACCGATCTATCAGAAACATCCTGATACCAGTATGTATGCGGTTTGTCAAAGAAATGAACAGAAATTGAAAGAAGTTGCAGATGCATACGGTATTGATGTCAGATATTCTAGTTTTGAACAGTTACTGGAAGATCCAATTGTTGATGCGGTTCATATTAATTCACCCATTCCCAATCACGCGGAGCAAAGCATTAAAGCATTAAGGGCAGGTAAACACGTGGCCTGCACGGTTCCCATGGCAACAAGCGTTGAAGATTGTTTGGAAATTGTACGCGCCACAAAGGAAACCGGCAAGAAGTACATGATGATGGAAACCGTTGTTTACAGCAGGGAATTTCTGTTTGTAAAAGAATTATATGAAAAAGGGGAATTGGGTAAAGTTCAGTTTTTAAAAGCAAGTCATCAGCAGGATATGGAAGGTTGGCCTGACTACTGGCCGGGCCTGCCTCCAATGCATTATGCCACGCACTGCGTTGGGCCTGTCGCCGGACTTCTCAGATTGGAAGCAGAATATGTTTCTTGTTTTGGTTCAGGCACAATAAGTCCGGAACTCGCCAGCATCCACAATTCGCCATTTGCGGTAGAATCAGCTCATATCAAGTTTAAAAACAGTGATTTGGCTGCCTATGTGTACAGGTCACTTTTTGATGTGGCGCGACAATACCGTGAAAGCTTTGAAGTATATGGTTCTAAAAAATCCTTCGAGTGGCCACTCATTGAAGGAGAAAAAGCGGTGATCCATACTGCCAAGAAACCGGAAGCAGAAATTGCTGAAAAGGTACGCGTTCCTGATTTTGCGCATTACCTGCCTGATGAAATTGCTTCTTTCACCATGCAGGGCGTTTATAATGAAGGCGAACAGCAACATTTGTCTTTTGTACAGGGAAGTGGTCATGGAGGCTCTCATCCGCATATGGTTCATGAATTTGTGACAGCCATTGTGCAGGGCAGAGATCCATTCCCCAATGCAGTGCAATCTGCAAACTGGACCAGTGTCGGTATCCTTGCGCATCAATCTGCTATGAAGGGTGGCAAGCTGATGCAGATACCTGATTTTGGTGAACTGTAA
- a CDS encoding alpha-L-rhamnosidase C-terminal domain-containing protein, giving the protein MGLTTWAETSDVNTSRSDCHAWGSSPNIEFFRIVLGINSDAAGFSKVLITPHLGSIDDISGEMPHPNGKILVNYKVKQGAIQAEIELPEKTSGNFIWKGKTLGLKAGKNSLKL; this is encoded by the coding sequence ATGGGCCTTACCACCTGGGCCGAGACCTCTGATGTAAATACATCAAGATCCGATTGCCATGCATGGGGATCAAGTCCAAACATTGAATTTTTCAGAATTGTCCTGGGAATTAACAGTGATGCCGCAGGCTTTTCAAAAGTACTGATCACTCCGCATTTGGGATCAATTGACGATATCAGCGGGGAGATGCCACATCCGAATGGGAAGATATTGGTTAATTACAAAGTGAAGCAAGGCGCGATACAAGCTGAGATTGAACTTCCGGAAAAGACATCTGGTAATTTTATATGGAAAGGCAAAACACTTGGTTTAAAAGCAGGAAAGAATTCTTTAAAATTGTAG
- a CDS encoding RNA polymerase sigma factor yields the protein MEQVSHADNTHWNAIKDGNKVSLGELYQLYYRQLYRYGNRLQSDSDTIEDTIQDLFVNIWNTRHKLPELRNVKSYLFTIFRREILRKSKSDQFAVDIDDISDSLNLFEETHYEQDDYEKWLINKLGNTLKSLPKRQLDVVMLRYYENFSTSEISSIMGITEKSVRNTLHKAICHLRINIQALDYLLFILFCINLL from the coding sequence TTGGAACAGGTATCTCATGCAGACAACACGCATTGGAATGCAATAAAAGATGGCAACAAGGTTTCATTGGGAGAGTTGTATCAACTCTATTACCGTCAACTATACCGATATGGCAATCGGTTACAATCAGATTCGGATACAATAGAAGACACAATCCAGGATTTGTTTGTTAATATCTGGAATACCCGGCACAAGCTCCCTGAACTCCGTAATGTCAAATCTTACCTGTTTACCATTTTTCGGAGGGAAATTCTCCGAAAATCTAAAAGTGACCAATTTGCCGTTGACATCGATGACATTTCCGATTCGTTGAATCTCTTTGAAGAAACCCATTATGAACAGGATGACTATGAAAAATGGCTTATCAATAAGTTAGGCAATACCCTGAAAAGTTTACCAAAACGGCAGCTGGATGTAGTGATGCTGCGCTACTACGAAAATTTTTCAACCTCCGAGATCTCTTCAATCATGGGTATTACTGAAAAATCCGTTCGTAATACCCTTCATAAGGCCATCTGTCATTTACGTATCAATATCCAGGCTCTTGATTATTTACTGTTCATTCTCTTTTGTATAAATCTGCTTTGA